A single window of Leopardus geoffroyi isolate Oge1 chromosome D4, O.geoffroyi_Oge1_pat1.0, whole genome shotgun sequence DNA harbors:
- the AK3 gene encoding GTP:AMP phosphotransferase AK3, mitochondrial, protein MGASARLLRAVIMGAPGSGKGTVSSRITKHFALKHLSSGDLLRDNMLRGTEIGVLAKTFIDQGKLIPDDVMTRLALHELKNLTQCSWLLDGFPRTLPQAEALDRAYQIDTVMNLNVPFEVIKQRLTARWIHPASGRVYNIEFNPPKTVGIDDLTGEPLIQREDDKPETVVKRLKAYEAQTEPVLEYYQKKGVLETFSGTETNKIWPYVYAFLQTRVPQANQKASVTP, encoded by the exons ATGGGGGCGTCGGCGCGGCTGCTGCGCGCGGTCATCATGGGGGCGCCGGGCTCGGGCAAGGGCACCGTGTCGTCGCGCATCACCAAGCACTTCGCGCTAAAGCACCTCTCCAGCGGGGACCTGCTCCGAGACAACATGCTTCGGGGCACAG AAATCGGCGTGTTAGCCAAGACTTTCATCGACCAAGGGAAGCTCATCCCAGATGATGTCATGACTCGGCTGGCTCTACACGAGCTGAAAAACCTCACTCAGTGCAGCTGGCTGTTGGACG GTTTTCCAAGGACGCTTCCACAGGCAGAAGCCCTGGACAGAGCTTATCAGATAGACACGGTGATGAATCTGAACGTGCCCTTTGAGGTCATTAAGCAGCGTCTCACTGCTCGCTGGATTCATCCCGCCAGCGGCCGAGTCTACAACATTGAGTTCAACCCTCCCAAAACCGTG GGCATTGATGACCTGACTGGAGAGCCTCTCATTCAGCGTGAGGACGATAAGCCAGAGACAGTTGTCAAGAGACTGAAGGCGTACGAAGCCCAAACAGAGCCGGTCCTGGAATATTACCA GAAAAAGGGGGTGTTGGAAACATTCTCCGGAACAGAAACCAACAAGATCTGGCCCTATGTCTATGCTTTCC